In Silene latifolia isolate original U9 population chromosome 3, ASM4854445v1, whole genome shotgun sequence, a single window of DNA contains:
- the LOC141649285 gene encoding uncharacterized protein LOC141649285, which translates to MDSIPRYLQLYFYDGQHEKENRLEVFPNLNEQIITSLMGLMDDNPYGKFFRSLKEIEVTENTKIVLSTDPATDQRVYNAPTSDEVAVVWSDNTAMQGNKGPHIIAYGRGANNHRIRHFYGCYDPLQYPLLLPKDDSGWHQGLKKISSPTFKSHLNSTFPMSGFSDGRAESLVEAEVANAARRHTKADKRISCREYYAYKFQIRHGNLLIRGGRLFQQFIVDMYVKIENTRLDILRLNQEAIRADLYQGILDTLELGEISACNVGKRIVLPPSFLGGPRDMRRRYLNAMALVQKYGKPDLFLTITCNPNWPEIKVELAPGGLSQNRPNVVARIPTNDNPRLKVAVLRHMMHGPCGDDFPKNVCMKIKDGKRICEKKYPKSFRDFTTNGKDSYPLYKRKNTGETVLVRKANMDNRSVVPYNPYLLVMFDCHLNVEVCSTINAVKYLYKYVNKGHDRILFNVTNSTASMLVDKIEKYQSGRWVSPPEAAWRIFGFNLFDTYPPVQPFPVHIPNGQTVRFSENEVLANVVANGERTKTMLTEFFRTNMGLQEGQKYLYSEFPQHFVWNDQKKF; encoded by the exons ATGGATAGCATTCCAAGATATTTACAACTATACTTCTATGATGGTCAGCATGAAAAGGAAAACAGATTAGAGGTGTTCCCTAATTTAAATGAACAGATCATCACTTCACTCATGGGCCTCATGGATGATAATCCCTATGGGAAGTTTTTCCGATCATTGAAAGAGATAGAGGTGACTGAGAATACGAAAATAGTTTTAAGCACTGATCCAGCCACTGATCAACGTGTATATAATGCGCCAACATCTGACGAGGTGGCTGTTGTTTGGTCGGATAATACAGCTATGCAAGGGAATAAAGGTCCTCATATAATTGCATATGGAAGGGGAGCAAACAACCATAGAATCAGGCATTTCTATGGCTGCTACGATCCTCTACAGTATCCTTTACTTTTGCCAAAAGATGATAGTGGCTGGCATCAGGGATTGAAGAAAATTTCAAGCCCAACCTTTAAAAGCCACTTAAATTCTACATTTCCAATGTCTGGATTTTCAGATGGAAGGGCCGAATCCCTTGTAGAAGCAGAGGTTGCAA ATGCTGCAAGGAGGCATACAAAGGCAGATAAGCGTATATCTTGCAGGGAATATTACGCATACAAGTTCCAGATAAGACATGGTAATCTTCTGATTAGAGGCGGGAGGCTATTTCAGCAGTTCATTGTAGACATGTATGTGAAGATTGAGAATACAAGGTTGGACATCTTGCGCTTGAATCAAGAGGCTATTCGGGCAGACCTGTATCAAGGAATTTTAGATACACTAGAGCTTGGCGAAATCAGTGCATGTAATGTAGGAAAGAGGATCGTACTACCACCCTCCTTTCTAGGAGGTCCTAGGGATATGAGGAGGAGGTATTTAAATGCAATGGCGCTTGTGCAGAAATATGGTAAACCGGATCTATTCCTAACCATAACGTGCAATCCAAACTGGCCTGAAATCAAAGTGGAGCTGGCGCCTGGAGGACTATCCCAAAATAGGCCTAATGTTGTCGCCAGG ATTCCTACAAATGATAACCCACGCCTAAAAGTTGCTGTATTAAGACACATGATGCATGGGCCATGTGGTGATGACTTCCCCAAGAATGTGTGTATGAAAATCAAGGATGGGAAGCGGATTTGTGAAAAAAAATATCCCAAGAGCTTTAGGGACTTCACAACAAATGGAAAAGACTCATATCCATTGTATAAGCGCAAGAACACAGGTGAAACTGTGTTGGTTAGGAAAGCTAACATGGATAACAGATCTGTCGTTCCTTACAATCCTTATTTGTTGGTGATGTTTGACTGCCACTTGAATGTAGAAGTCTGCTCTACTATTAATGCAGTCAAATATTTgtataaatacgtaaataaaggTCATGATCGTATTTTGTTCAACGTCACAAATAGCACTGCCTCTATGTTAGTGGACAAAATAGAAAAGTACCAGTCGGGTAGGTGGGTGTCACCCCCAGAGGCAGCATGGAGAATTTTTGGATTCAACCTCTTTGATACATACCCGCCTGTGCAGCCTTTTCCAGTGCACATACCTAATGGCCAAACTGTTCGCTTTTCAGAAAATGAGGTTCTAGCAAACGTGGTGGCTAATGGGGAAAGAACAAAAACCATGCTTACAGAATTTTTTCGAACAAATATGGGGCTACAGGAAGGGCAAAAGTATTTGTATAGTGAATTTCCACAGCATTTTGTATGGAATGATCAGAAAAAATTCTAG